A single Macrobrachium nipponense isolate FS-2020 chromosome 5, ASM1510439v2, whole genome shotgun sequence DNA region contains:
- the LOC135215906 gene encoding uncharacterized protein LOC135215906, whose amino-acid sequence MGSPLGVLFANFYMGAVERRVFATIEKLSMRQTTVASASLEALHIGEGRDPDSTPLKRRHSFRQWHVGRPPAGTIEPIERTNQCPSPPNTTLPIKQGSSSVLVSFRHLLGWLAVEVKRWYLHADVYSGSNPRAASSLVEPVWGKVWDLSSMKNRTVTKKLVALNGGKIHLPQGREEYINLTDHVPTPEDKILRMGLNCHFITQPRPMDKRLEIEYLLDGIQKQEDLGNLQTTNALQPLLLAEVLTDHGDYRSEEILADTTKFSRITKNPVNDIKQGNPLRPIISQIPAPTYLLAKKLNTILTLYVLDTYSLKSSAEFLEDLRVTPAGGCIASMDMESLFTNVPVDETIQMILDKVYRDPDTPPLNIPEHALRALLEICTKKAPFSDPRGCVYTQIDGVVMGSLLGVLFANFYMGTVKGRVFQNSSKPRMYVRYIDDTFVSANSREEIEQLQCAFHDHSCLSFTIEHCQDHRLPFPNVLVE is encoded by the exons atgggttctcccctcggagtacttttcgcgaacttctacatgggtgctgtggagcGTCGGGTgttcgccaccatcgagaaactgtctat gcggcagaccaccgtcgcctccgcctctttagaggccctacacatcggggaAGGGAGAGACCCAgactcaacaccactcaagagacggcACTCCTTCCGacagtggcacgtagggcgcccgcccgccggcaccatagagccgatcgaacggaccaatcagtgCCCCTCCcctcccaatactacgctccca atcaagcaggggtcgtcgtcggtgttggtatcattcc gtcatcttcttggctggttagcagtagaagtgaagagatggtatCTGCATGCCGATGTTTATAgtggctcgaatcctagagccgCGTCctcattggtcgagccggtctggggcaaagtctgggatctctcgtcgatg AAGAACAGGACAGTAACTAAGAAGCTCGTCGCCCTCAATGGGGGCAAGATACACCTCCCACAAGGGCGTGAAGAGTACATCAACCTCACCGACCATGTCCCTACACCAGAAGACAAGATCCTACGGATGGGCCTTAACTGCCACTTCATCACACAGCCGAGGCCGATGGATAAACGACTAGAAATCGAATATCTCCTCGATGGCATCCAAAAGCAAGAAGACCTTGGGAACCTACAGACGACTAATGCCCTTCAACCACTTCTGCTTGCCGAGGTCCTCACAGACCATGGAGACTACCGCAGCG AAGAAATTCTAGCAGACACCACGAAATTCAGCAGGATCACTAAGAATCCCGTCAACGACATcaaacaagggaacccccttcgcccAATTAttagccagatccctgccccaacgtacctgttggccaagaagcTTAACACCATTCTGACCCTGTATGTCTTGGACACCTACAGCttgaagtcgtcggccgagttccTGGAAGACCTACGAGTAACGCCCGCCGGAGGATGTATTGCTTCGATGGATATGGAGTCCTtatttaccaacgtccccgtcgATGAGACCattcaaatgatcttggacaaggTATACAGGGACCCCGATACACCACCCTTAAACATCCCTGAACATGCCCTTcgtgccctgctggaaatctgcactaagaaggcccccTTTTCCGACCCCCGTGGCTGCGtgtacacccagatcgacgggGTGGTGATGGGTTCTCTCCTTGGAGTCCTCTTCGCCAATTTTTACATGGGCACCGTCAAAgggagggtcttccagaattccagcaaaccaaggatgtatgtgcgctacatcgatgacaccttcgtcAGCGCCAACTCCCGGGAAGAGATTGAGCAGTTGCAATGTGCATTTCATGATCACAGCTGCCTTTCCTTTACCATAGAACACTGCCAAGACCACCGCCTCCCCTTCCCCAATGTCCTTGTCGAGTAG